A stretch of Aristophania vespae DNA encodes these proteins:
- a CDS encoding DUF445 domain-containing protein, whose product MMAENGQEKVRKCTPSFLATSLLVGMGSVAVTASLPIWRRLYGQNLVLDVIQAGSRAGLVGGIADWFAVTALFRHPLGLPIPHTAILPRKKEQIGEALGRFIAEHFFSEKDVAAALQRFDFAKLLSQSLNDADNFSSISQQLRVIIPSLLTRLSDGRGATFLARVLDVFIKRDDIAPLIIRILKVMVDGDIHQEVFSFILVQFREMVMTRETELRDFVEARVREQGGRLVGWAIGSSVANQVLHALKVELERVDPMDSDLRHSFTSWIRGKISELEKDPDQAQKLIVKLRTFFTHESLRVWAGSLWVRLRDMVEEDSSRPDGWSAQSFDALLCQMIEALETQAGLATKLNQTIDAVILGLLPSIRREISTLIPRVVNNWDGPTLSARIENGVGQDLAFIRINGTIVGFFIGAILEIILNLIGYL is encoded by the coding sequence ATGATGGCTGAAAACGGCCAAGAAAAAGTTAGGAAATGCACCCCAAGTTTTTTAGCAACCTCCCTCCTTGTTGGAATGGGAAGTGTAGCTGTAACGGCAAGTCTGCCAATTTGGCGACGGCTTTATGGCCAGAATTTAGTGCTGGACGTCATACAGGCTGGGAGTCGGGCGGGTCTTGTTGGTGGCATTGCTGATTGGTTTGCAGTAACAGCTTTGTTTCGTCATCCTTTAGGTTTGCCCATTCCTCATACAGCTATTTTACCGCGTAAAAAAGAACAGATTGGTGAGGCTTTAGGACGATTTATTGCAGAGCATTTTTTTTCAGAAAAAGATGTTGCTGCTGCACTTCAACGCTTTGATTTTGCTAAATTATTGTCCCAGAGTCTTAATGACGCAGATAATTTTTCATCCATATCGCAGCAATTAAGAGTCATTATACCAAGTTTACTAACAAGGTTAAGTGACGGGCGCGGGGCAACCTTTCTGGCTCGTGTGCTCGATGTATTTATTAAAAGAGATGATATTGCACCGCTGATCATCCGTATTTTAAAAGTCATGGTGGATGGAGATATTCATCAGGAAGTTTTTTCCTTCATATTGGTTCAGTTTCGCGAAATGGTTATGACACGCGAAACCGAATTGCGAGATTTTGTTGAGGCCCGTGTCAGAGAACAAGGCGGTCGTTTGGTAGGGTGGGCTATTGGTTCTTCGGTAGCAAACCAGGTTCTACATGCTCTAAAAGTTGAATTAGAGCGCGTTGACCCAATGGATTCTGATCTAAGACATAGTTTTACCAGCTGGATAAGAGGTAAAATTTCTGAACTGGAAAAGGATCCTGACCAGGCACAAAAATTAATTGTAAAATTAAGAACGTTTTTTACCCATGAAAGTCTGCGAGTTTGGGCTGGTAGCTTATGGGTAAGGCTGCGTGACATGGTTGAAGAGGATAGCAGCCGCCCTGATGGGTGGAGTGCACAATCCTTTGATGCTCTGTTATGCCAGATGATTGAGGCATTAGAGACACAAGCTGGGCTCGCTACAAAGCTTAATCAAACCATTGATGCTGTGATTTTAGGTCTTCTTCCTAGTATTCGGCGCGAAATTTCTACTCTTATTCCAAGGGTGGTCAATAATTGGGACGGGCCGACATTATCAGCCAGAATTGAAAATGGTGTTGGTCAGGATCTGGCTTTTATCCGCATTAATGGAACGATTGTAGGTTTTTTTATAGGGGCTATACTCGAG